In the genome of Paenibacillus sp. FSL R5-0766, one region contains:
- a CDS encoding YtrH family sporulation protein: MSTFLSKAILDFFIAFGIVLGGAMIGGIGAVISLQPPTQTMLDISGKIKIWALAAAVGGTIDPMRVIESNFLDGNLSPAVKQILYLISAFMGAHMGTELVKWVCGGGRS, encoded by the coding sequence GTGAGCACATTTTTGTCCAAAGCCATTCTTGATTTCTTTATTGCGTTTGGAATCGTGCTGGGCGGCGCGATGATCGGAGGTATTGGAGCAGTGATCTCTCTTCAGCCTCCGACACAGACGATGCTCGATATTTCTGGAAAAATAAAGATATGGGCACTCGCAGCCGCTGTTGGCGGCACAATAGATCCCATGCGTGTCATCGAGAGCAATTTCCTGGATGGCAACCTGTCTCCCGCGGTCAAACAAATCCTGTATTTGATCTCTGCTTTTATGGGCGCGCATATGGGAACCGAGCTGGTGAAATGGGTGTGCGGCGGAGGCCGGAGCTAA
- a CDS encoding DNA polymerase III subunit alpha, with protein MSSFVHLHVHSEYSLLDGAARIPDLVNKAADLGMTTLALTDHGVMYGAIPFYKACMERGIKPIIGCEAYMTAGSRKERGSRKDQPIHHLILLAKNMTGYRNLMKLCSIGHLEGFHYKPRVDMESLAAHHEGIICLSACLGGEVPQHLLHGREEEARRAALRYKNIFGADFYLELQDHGLSEQKRVNPQLIKLAAELEIPLVATNDAHYLSEEDAELQDVLICIGTGKTVDDETRLRIGTNQLYLKSEEEMARLFPHVPEALANTVRIADSCELKLEFGKSILPEYRPLPDGLSPSAYLRQLCEEGMEERYAQSTRWTDAELRSELEQRLAYELGIIDSMGFSDYFLIVWDFIAYAHKQGIVTGPGRGSSAGSLVAYTLHITDVDPMKYNLLFERFLNPERISMPDIDIDFSDERRDEVIDYVAHKYGKAHVAQIITFGTMAARAAVRDVGRALNVPYGEVDKAAKLIPAQLGINIERAMEATPELKALYETKPKTRELLDMAMKVEGMPRHASTHAAGVVISRDPLTDTVPLQEGSEGTALTQYSMENLESIGLLKMDFLGLRTLSIIERCVRWIGEHGEIPDFRLIPDDDPLTYEMLGRGDTMGIFQLESAGVRRVLKEMKPSGFEDVISVLALYRPGPMEFISKYIQGKHGQIEVDYPHVDLEPILKDTYGIIVYQEQIMQIASRMAGFSLGEADLLRRAVSKKKREVLDLERGHFVQGSLKQGYSEEEADLVYDMIVKFANYGFPRAHAAAYGVLAFQTAYLKAHYPVHFMASMLTAVMGSHRKVAEYVVECRRMDMEVLPPDVNESGILFTPVFVPSGSAGAGDQSNASQQTAGADAESDAGSPADEHAANGNGSSLREDHVHEHDGHSGQAEYGEAPLPDDPGPGPEENSGEYEWQAATSMPETSDNRKEPGLVTASSMENGNNEGQEVSSSRAEQEELSSVEKNIAVSNDNSDEEKLTGAIRFGLAAVKNVGTQAMESIMIVRQERPFDSLLDFCRRVDLRVCNKRVIESLIQAGAFDTLPGHRAQLLAMLDETVEAALKWRKEREDLQIQLFDFVETPNWEIEYPDIPPYSSGQQLELERELLGLYLSGHPLDDYEDVLESSGADRIMELTEAADDTMTVAAGMVVSVKSITTKQGKAMAFMELEDQIERCEVVLFPEVWRRSQQHVGKGELLVVRAKVQQQDEGFKLLAEEVVPLSPAALEQQLRSRDRRVKPGSGSSSRPAQAASPRRPAGAGAEAQRSSAGGDASAARSSGSQGSAATRSDAGGTGAATAAASRPGGAAEATGSPEQSREPRAVEQRVFVKIAPHAEKPELLARLKQLLQEHPGPVATVLFYEQQQKLLALSDAYRIKPSPTLFSEMEKMLGEGTVKIK; from the coding sequence ATGAGTTCTTTTGTGCATTTGCACGTTCACAGCGAATACAGTTTGCTGGACGGCGCTGCGCGTATTCCGGATCTCGTGAATAAGGCTGCAGATCTCGGAATGACGACACTTGCGCTGACCGACCATGGCGTGATGTATGGTGCAATTCCTTTTTATAAAGCATGTATGGAGCGAGGCATCAAGCCGATTATAGGTTGCGAGGCATACATGACAGCAGGGTCCCGCAAAGAGCGGGGAAGCCGCAAGGATCAACCGATTCATCATTTGATTTTGCTGGCCAAAAATATGACGGGTTACCGTAATCTGATGAAATTGTGCTCCATTGGACATCTCGAAGGTTTTCATTACAAACCCCGTGTAGATATGGAAAGTCTGGCTGCCCATCACGAGGGTATTATCTGTCTAAGTGCGTGTCTTGGTGGTGAAGTACCACAACATTTGCTGCATGGGCGAGAAGAAGAGGCAAGACGTGCCGCGTTACGCTACAAAAATATCTTTGGTGCCGACTTCTATCTGGAACTTCAGGATCACGGGCTTTCCGAGCAAAAAAGGGTAAATCCGCAGTTGATCAAACTGGCGGCTGAGCTTGAGATTCCGCTTGTAGCGACCAATGATGCGCATTATCTGTCGGAAGAGGATGCTGAGCTTCAGGATGTGCTGATCTGTATCGGAACGGGCAAGACCGTGGATGATGAGACTCGGCTTCGGATTGGAACCAATCAGCTCTATCTGAAAAGTGAAGAAGAGATGGCTCGTTTGTTTCCTCATGTACCGGAAGCTCTGGCAAACACCGTCCGCATTGCGGATTCCTGTGAGTTGAAGCTGGAATTTGGCAAATCGATTTTGCCGGAATACAGACCGCTTCCCGATGGACTCAGCCCTTCGGCGTATCTGCGTCAGCTGTGCGAAGAAGGAATGGAGGAGCGTTATGCGCAGTCCACACGTTGGACAGATGCGGAGCTTCGATCCGAACTCGAACAACGATTGGCGTATGAGCTGGGTATAATCGACAGCATGGGATTCTCGGATTATTTCCTGATTGTCTGGGATTTTATCGCCTATGCACATAAGCAAGGCATTGTTACTGGACCAGGCCGTGGCTCCTCGGCAGGTAGTCTGGTAGCGTACACGTTGCATATTACCGATGTTGATCCGATGAAATACAACCTGCTCTTCGAACGATTCCTGAATCCCGAACGGATCTCGATGCCGGATATTGATATTGACTTCAGCGATGAGCGGCGGGATGAGGTCATTGATTATGTCGCGCATAAATATGGCAAAGCCCATGTCGCCCAGATTATTACCTTTGGAACGATGGCGGCCCGTGCAGCCGTACGTGATGTTGGACGGGCACTGAATGTGCCTTATGGTGAAGTGGACAAGGCTGCAAAGCTGATTCCGGCGCAACTTGGCATTAACATTGAGCGGGCCATGGAAGCTACACCTGAGCTGAAGGCGCTGTATGAAACCAAACCCAAAACGCGTGAACTGCTGGATATGGCAATGAAGGTCGAAGGTATGCCACGTCATGCTTCAACACATGCGGCGGGAGTGGTCATCTCCCGTGACCCGCTGACCGATACGGTGCCACTTCAGGAGGGCAGTGAAGGGACAGCGTTAACCCAGTATTCCATGGAAAACCTGGAGTCGATCGGGTTGCTTAAAATGGACTTTCTTGGTTTGCGTACCCTCTCAATCATTGAGCGGTGCGTACGCTGGATTGGGGAACATGGAGAAATTCCGGATTTCCGTCTTATTCCCGATGATGATCCGTTAACGTACGAGATGCTTGGGCGAGGGGACACGATGGGCATATTCCAACTGGAATCTGCCGGGGTACGCCGTGTGCTGAAAGAGATGAAGCCAAGTGGTTTTGAAGATGTAATCTCTGTACTTGCCTTGTACCGTCCGGGCCCGATGGAGTTCATATCCAAATACATTCAGGGCAAGCATGGACAGATTGAAGTGGATTACCCCCATGTGGATCTGGAGCCTATCCTTAAAGATACGTACGGCATCATCGTGTATCAGGAGCAGATCATGCAGATAGCCTCCCGGATGGCGGGTTTCTCGCTGGGTGAGGCAGATTTGCTTCGCAGAGCGGTCTCCAAGAAGAAACGGGAAGTGCTGGATCTGGAGCGTGGACACTTTGTACAAGGCAGCCTGAAACAAGGGTATAGCGAAGAAGAGGCAGACCTGGTCTATGATATGATCGTCAAGTTTGCCAACTATGGCTTCCCGCGTGCTCATGCCGCGGCATATGGTGTGCTTGCGTTCCAGACGGCGTATCTGAAGGCGCATTATCCGGTTCATTTTATGGCATCCATGTTAACAGCTGTAATGGGCAGTCATCGGAAAGTGGCAGAGTACGTGGTGGAATGTCGGCGTATGGACATGGAGGTGCTTCCTCCGGATGTGAATGAGAGCGGTATTCTGTTTACACCTGTATTTGTGCCGTCCGGCAGCGCAGGAGCCGGGGATCAGAGCAATGCATCGCAGCAGACTGCGGGAGCAGATGCAGAGAGTGACGCCGGAAGCCCTGCCGATGAACATGCCGCGAATGGTAACGGGAGTTCCTTGAGGGAAGATCACGTTCATGAGCATGATGGGCATTCGGGACAAGCCGAATATGGTGAAGCACCTCTGCCGGATGATCCCGGTCCTGGACCGGAAGAGAACAGTGGGGAATATGAGTGGCAGGCAGCAACATCCATGCCTGAGACATCCGACAACCGGAAGGAACCTGGATTGGTGACGGCTTCTTCAATGGAAAATGGTAATAACGAAGGACAAGAGGTGTCTTCTTCGCGCGCGGAACAAGAGGAACTGTCCTCTGTGGAGAAGAACATTGCAGTGTCTAATGATAATTCGGATGAGGAAAAATTAACGGGTGCAATACGATTTGGTCTGGCCGCTGTGAAAAATGTCGGTACCCAGGCAATGGAAAGCATTATGATCGTAAGGCAGGAGAGACCGTTCGACAGTTTGCTCGATTTTTGTCGTCGTGTGGATCTGCGTGTATGCAACAAACGTGTGATTGAATCGCTGATCCAGGCCGGAGCTTTTGATACACTACCTGGGCACCGGGCCCAGTTGCTCGCGATGCTGGATGAGACTGTTGAAGCGGCTCTGAAATGGCGCAAGGAACGCGAGGATCTGCAGATTCAATTGTTCGACTTTGTTGAGACGCCGAACTGGGAGATTGAGTATCCGGATATTCCTCCTTATTCCTCAGGGCAACAACTGGAGTTAGAGCGTGAGTTGTTAGGCTTGTATCTCTCCGGGCATCCGCTGGATGACTATGAAGATGTGCTGGAATCGAGTGGGGCTGACCGGATCATGGAGCTGACCGAGGCGGCAGACGACACGATGACCGTCGCCGCGGGTATGGTTGTGTCTGTGAAGTCGATTACGACGAAACAGGGCAAGGCTATGGCGTTCATGGAGCTGGAAGACCAGATTGAACGCTGTGAAGTGGTTCTCTTTCCCGAGGTATGGCGGCGTAGCCAGCAACATGTCGGGAAAGGTGAACTGCTCGTCGTGCGTGCCAAAGTGCAGCAGCAGGACGAAGGGTTTAAGCTGCTGGCTGAGGAAGTGGTGCCGTTGTCACCGGCGGCACTGGAGCAGCAGCTGCGCAGCCGTGACCGGCGCGTCAAGCCCGGCAGCGGCAGCTCTTCGCGCCCGGCGCAGGCGGCTTCGCCGCGGCGACCAGCGGGCGCAGGAGCCGAAGCGCAGCGCAGCAGCGCAGGCGGGGATGCTTCCGCTGCGCGTAGCAGCGGGAGCCAAGGCTCAGCAGCGACGCGCAGCGATGCGGGGGGGACGGGCGCAGCCACGGCGGCGGCTTCCCGGCCTGGCGGTGCCGCTGAGGCGACAGGCAGCCCGGAGCAGAGTCGCGAACCGCGGGCCGTGGAGCAGCGGGTGTTCGTGAAGATTGCCCCGCATGCGGAGAAGCCTGAGCTTCTGGCACGTCTGAAGCAGCTGCTTCAGGAGCATCCCGGACCTGTGGCGACAGTGCTCTTCTATGAGCAGCAGCAGAAGCTGCTTGCGCTGAGCGATGCCTACCGGATTAAGCCATCACCAACCTTGTTCTCCGAGATGGAGAAAATGCTGGGTGAAGGCACGGTCAAAATTAAATAA
- a CDS encoding phosphatidylglycerophosphatase A, protein MSYEIVEAMLARRGVQIDAIAAIVYRLQKGYHPELTLDDCVTSVKSVLQKREVQYTLYTGIALDELAEKKLLPQPLQAIMEADESLYGVDETLALGITHVYGMIGLTSFGYLDKEKIGVIHDLNEHTTAIHVFLDDLVAGVAAAASARIAHKNIKAKKYPSDL, encoded by the coding sequence ATGTCATATGAAATCGTAGAAGCCATGCTGGCCCGGCGGGGTGTACAGATTGATGCAATCGCAGCAATTGTATACCGTCTGCAAAAAGGGTACCACCCCGAACTGACCTTGGACGACTGTGTAACCAGCGTGAAATCTGTTCTGCAGAAACGAGAGGTGCAATATACGCTCTATACGGGTATTGCTCTCGACGAACTTGCGGAGAAAAAACTCTTGCCCCAACCGTTACAGGCTATTATGGAAGCGGATGAATCCCTGTATGGAGTGGACGAGACTCTGGCCCTCGGCATTACTCATGTGTATGGTATGATTGGTTTAACCAGCTTTGGTTACCTGGATAAAGAAAAAATAGGTGTAATTCATGATTTGAACGAACACACAACAGCCATTCATGTCTTTTTGGATGATCTGGTCGCAGGGGTGGCCGCTGCGGCTTCTGCCCGGATTGCACACAAAAATATTAAAGCCAAAAAATACCCCTCAGACCTTTAA
- the accD gene encoding acetyl-CoA carboxylase, carboxyltransferase subunit beta: protein MFKDIFQKKRKYATIPSERALPGEGQEVLERPKREIPEGLMNKCSKCGTIQYSKELEKNLKVCPACGYHMRLNAMERIAMVLDDQGFVEFDADMISVDPLGFPGYSNKLEQQRLKSGLKEAVITGEGTIEGLPVVVAVMSFDFFTGSMGSVVGEKITRAVEHATEKRLPLIIFSTSGGARMQESILSLMQMAKTSAALSRLDEQGGLYISVITDPTTGGVSASFASLGDINIAEPGAVFGFAGRIVIEQTIRQKLPDDFQTAEFNMQHGQLDMVVHRKELRATLGKLLDMHSEKGGV, encoded by the coding sequence GTGTTCAAAGATATATTCCAGAAGAAACGGAAGTACGCTACCATACCTTCCGAGCGTGCACTTCCCGGCGAAGGCCAGGAAGTCCTAGAACGCCCAAAACGTGAAATACCTGAAGGGCTTATGAACAAGTGCAGCAAATGCGGCACCATTCAATATAGCAAGGAATTGGAGAAAAATCTGAAAGTATGTCCTGCCTGTGGTTACCATATGCGTCTTAACGCTATGGAGCGCATTGCTATGGTACTTGATGATCAAGGATTTGTTGAGTTTGATGCTGATATGATATCGGTTGATCCACTTGGCTTTCCTGGATATAGCAACAAATTGGAACAACAGCGTCTGAAATCAGGCCTGAAGGAAGCGGTAATTACAGGGGAAGGAACCATTGAGGGCCTGCCTGTAGTTGTGGCTGTCATGAGCTTTGATTTCTTCACAGGCAGCATGGGTTCTGTTGTAGGGGAGAAAATTACCCGTGCCGTTGAGCATGCAACAGAGAAACGGTTACCATTGATTATTTTCTCTACATCAGGTGGTGCCCGGATGCAAGAGAGTATTCTCAGCCTCATGCAAATGGCCAAAACAAGCGCAGCGTTATCCCGTTTGGATGAACAGGGCGGGCTGTACATTTCGGTCATTACGGACCCAACGACAGGTGGAGTCTCGGCAAGTTTTGCGAGCCTGGGCGATATTAATATTGCCGAACCTGGCGCTGTATTTGGTTTTGCCGGCAGAATCGTTATCGAACAGACGATCCGTCAGAAGTTACCTGATGATTTCCAGACGGCTGAATTTAATATGCAACATGGTCAGTTGGACATGGTTGTGCACCGGAAAGAGCTTCGGGCCACGCTTGGCAAGCTTCTGGATATGCATAGTGAAAAAGGAGGGGTCTAA
- a CDS encoding acetyl-CoA carboxylase carboxyltransferase subunit alpha, with product MAGELPYEAPLVEMRKKIDELVQFGQEKGIDFTDEIARLEERYHRLEEEIYTGITAAQKMHLARHQQRPTALDLIQLIFTDFIELHGDRMFGDDLAVVGGLAKLNGKTVTVIGQQRGKDTKDNIARFFGSAHPEGFRKGLRLMKQANKFGRPIITFIDTKGAYPGNTAEERGQSEAIARNLMEMAKLSVPVIVVVIGEGGSGGALAMAVGNRVLMLEHAIYSAISPNGAASILWKDASKADQAAEAMKITAKDLLEMEVIEEIVPEPRGGAHRDYEASAAFISEALVRHLDDMKSWSGDQLKQDRYEKFRKIGSVTFEPQASIEAPQELVKVDVASNLSGNAE from the coding sequence ATGGCGGGTGAGTTGCCATATGAAGCGCCTCTGGTTGAGATGCGCAAAAAGATTGATGAACTCGTACAGTTTGGACAGGAAAAAGGCATCGACTTCACGGACGAGATTGCCCGCCTGGAAGAACGTTACCATAGACTTGAAGAAGAGATCTACACTGGCATAACAGCAGCTCAGAAGATGCATCTGGCCCGTCATCAGCAGCGCCCAACGGCGCTGGACCTGATCCAGCTGATATTTACGGACTTCATTGAGCTGCACGGTGATCGCATGTTCGGAGACGATCTTGCGGTTGTTGGCGGACTTGCCAAGCTGAATGGAAAGACAGTAACGGTAATCGGACAACAGCGGGGGAAAGACACGAAGGATAATATCGCCCGCTTTTTCGGCAGCGCTCATCCAGAAGGTTTCCGAAAAGGACTTCGTCTGATGAAACAAGCGAACAAATTTGGCCGTCCTATTATTACGTTTATTGATACTAAAGGGGCGTATCCGGGTAATACTGCAGAAGAGAGAGGTCAATCGGAAGCGATTGCTCGCAACCTGATGGAGATGGCGAAGCTATCGGTTCCTGTTATTGTTGTGGTCATCGGCGAAGGTGGAAGCGGCGGTGCCCTCGCTATGGCTGTGGGTAATCGTGTGTTGATGCTGGAACATGCGATCTATTCTGCAATCTCTCCAAACGGCGCTGCTTCGATTCTCTGGAAGGATGCATCCAAGGCAGATCAGGCGGCTGAAGCCATGAAAATAACAGCCAAAGACCTGCTGGAGATGGAAGTCATTGAAGAGATTGTCCCTGAGCCACGCGGCGGTGCTCATCGGGATTATGAAGCGTCTGCTGCTTTCATCAGTGAAGCCTTGGTCCGTCATCTCGACGATATGAAGAGTTGGAGCGGGGATCAGCTGAAACAGGATCGTTATGAGAAATTCCGTAAAATTGGATCGGTGACGTTTGAACCTCAAGCATCCATTGAAGCCCCTCAAGAGCTTGTAAAAGTCGATGTTGCGAGTAATTTGTCGGGAAATGCTGAATAA
- the pyk gene encoding pyruvate kinase, with protein sequence MRKTKIVCTIGPSSESLENTKKLIMAGMNVARLNFSHGDFDEHGGRIIAIRQACEELNKTVAILLDTKGPEIRTGKLEVEPIELVQDEYITLTTEEILGTKERLSITYTDLPNDVEPGSTILIDDGLIGLTVVEVQGTEIKCRIVNGGSIKSKKGVNVPGVAISLPGITEKDANDIVFGIEQGVDFIAASFVRKASDVLEIRELLEKHNAGHIQIISKIENQQGVDNLDEILEVSDGLMVARGDLGVEIPAEEVPLVQKRMIQKCNVAGKPVITATQMLDSMQRNPRPTRAEASDVANAIFDGTDAIMLSGETAAGKYPVESVLTMSRIAEKAESALPYQELYLKQRVAQQTTVTEAISQSVALQAQDLNAKAIITSTESGHTARMISKYRPESPIIAVTTEDRTSRRLALAWGVTPVKGRLVDSTDALFENAIEGGVKSGLVKEGDLVVITAGVPLGRSGSTNLIKVSQIPNNA encoded by the coding sequence ATGCGTAAAACGAAAATTGTATGTACCATTGGTCCATCCAGTGAATCTCTGGAGAACACCAAAAAATTGATTATGGCCGGTATGAATGTGGCCCGTCTGAACTTCTCCCACGGTGATTTCGATGAGCACGGCGGACGGATCATTGCGATTCGCCAAGCATGCGAAGAGTTGAACAAAACAGTAGCGATCCTGCTGGACACCAAAGGACCGGAAATTCGGACAGGTAAACTCGAAGTTGAACCGATCGAATTGGTTCAAGACGAGTACATCACTTTGACAACAGAAGAAATTCTGGGCACCAAAGAACGTCTTTCCATTACGTATACAGATCTTCCGAATGATGTTGAACCGGGATCTACAATTCTGATCGACGACGGTCTGATCGGACTGACTGTGGTGGAAGTGCAAGGCACCGAGATCAAATGCCGTATCGTTAACGGCGGATCGATCAAAAGCAAAAAAGGTGTTAACGTTCCGGGCGTTGCCATTTCTCTGCCGGGTATCACCGAGAAAGACGCTAACGATATCGTATTTGGTATCGAACAAGGTGTCGATTTCATCGCGGCTTCTTTTGTACGTAAAGCAAGTGACGTACTTGAGATTCGTGAATTGCTTGAAAAACACAATGCTGGACATATCCAAATCATCTCCAAAATCGAAAACCAACAAGGTGTCGATAACCTCGACGAAATCCTTGAAGTGTCTGACGGCCTGATGGTTGCTCGTGGAGACCTGGGTGTTGAGATTCCTGCGGAAGAAGTACCATTGGTACAAAAACGCATGATCCAAAAATGTAATGTTGCAGGTAAACCGGTTATCACAGCTACACAAATGCTGGATTCCATGCAGCGTAACCCGCGTCCAACACGTGCGGAAGCAAGTGACGTGGCGAATGCGATCTTCGACGGTACGGACGCAATCATGTTGTCTGGTGAGACAGCTGCGGGTAAATACCCAGTTGAATCTGTTCTGACGATGTCCCGTATTGCTGAAAAAGCAGAATCTGCTCTGCCTTACCAAGAGTTGTACCTGAAACAACGTGTTGCTCAACAAACAACAGTTACAGAAGCAATCAGCCAATCGGTTGCTCTCCAAGCTCAAGATTTGAACGCAAAAGCGATCATCACTTCGACTGAATCAGGACATACTGCACGCATGATTTCCAAGTATCGTCCAGAATCTCCAATCATCGCTGTGACTACGGAAGACAGAACTTCCCGTCGTTTAGCTCTGGCTTGGGGTGTAACTCCTGTCAAAGGAAGACTGGTTGATTCCACGGATGCTTTGTTCGAAAACGCAATTGAAGGCGGCGTAAAATCCGGACTTGTTAAAGAAGGAGACCTGGTTGTGATCACAGCAGGTGTACCTTTGGGTCGTTCCGGTTCTACCAACCTGATTAAAGTAAGCCAAATTCCAAACAACGCTTAA
- a CDS encoding thioesterase family protein → MNDRTEEADNVREQSNGSWYAARLRVRYQESDQMGVVYHANYLNWFEIGRTEMIRQMGYTYRKMEEQGLLLPVTGLDVKYHKPARYDDEIIIFTRIAAFSGLRLNYEYDVRRMSEEPDEHMAIGERVWSADESLPGERLVTGSTQHVWVNGDWKPVRLDKAASELYSSLEKVWLSGKG, encoded by the coding sequence ATGAATGATAGAACGGAGGAGGCCGATAACGTGCGAGAACAGAGCAATGGTAGCTGGTATGCGGCACGTCTTCGTGTACGCTATCAAGAAAGTGACCAGATGGGCGTGGTCTACCACGCGAACTATTTGAATTGGTTTGAAATCGGTCGAACTGAGATGATTCGCCAAATGGGGTATACATATCGTAAAATGGAGGAACAGGGGTTACTGCTTCCCGTAACCGGACTGGATGTGAAGTATCACAAGCCTGCCCGATATGATGATGAGATTATCATTTTCACCCGTATTGCTGCATTTAGTGGTCTGCGACTGAACTATGAGTATGACGTAAGACGCATGTCTGAAGAACCTGATGAGCATATGGCGATTGGAGAACGGGTATGGTCAGCTGATGAATCACTCCCCGGTGAAAGGCTAGTTACAGGTTCTACCCAGCATGTATGGGTGAATGGGGACTGGAAGCCAGTTCGGCTGGATAAGGCAGCCTCTGAGCTATACAGCTCGCTTGAAAAGGTGTGGCTTTCTGGAAAGGGGTAA
- a CDS encoding FxsA family protein translates to MRKWMWALLLIIPVIELFGFILMSDWIGAGKTLLLMILTSLIGIAMLQFEGRKVLVDAKSEMERGKVPGRKMVDGLFIFVGGFLLLIPGFVTDLIGFTLIFPLTRPVYRLFFLGWLEKKMKSGKITFYRRPK, encoded by the coding sequence ATGCGAAAATGGATGTGGGCTTTACTCTTAATCATTCCGGTGATTGAATTATTTGGTTTTATTCTGATGAGTGACTGGATCGGAGCCGGAAAGACATTGCTTCTCATGATTCTCACGTCCTTGATTGGTATAGCAATGTTGCAGTTTGAAGGGCGAAAAGTACTTGTGGACGCCAAATCCGAGATGGAACGTGGCAAGGTACCTGGAAGAAAAATGGTCGATGGTCTTTTTATTTTTGTCGGTGGTTTCTTGCTTTTGATTCCAGGTTTTGTAACGGATCTGATCGGGTTTACACTAATATTTCCATTAACACGTCCGGTTTACCGTCTGTTCTTCCTGGGGTGGCTGGAGAAAAAAATGAAAAGTGGAAAAATTACGTTTTATCGTCGTCCGAAATGA
- the ytvI gene encoding sporulation integral membrane protein YtvI, translated as MDRIILKRLLRGLWVIIAAVLIAVAIYLLFPLLYPFAIAWIIAYAMNPLVKLLQHRARFPRWLAVTLSLILYFGAIAVVLSAAITRMVKEVISLTTSFDLHVDEIKDTFVRWTQNDTIQSLTAQINEFYKENPNYQETINSNISKTTETVGTAVTDLVTGFFNMILSLLTSLPNMGAVLIVVLLSTFFISKSWTRHNITVSGWVPSSIRKPISDIWTDLKKALFGYARAQLIMISITALFVMIGLLILQVNSAFTIALMIGLVDLLPYLGVGLVMVPWAAYLFMNGDLYLGIGISIIYLILLIARQIIEPKVLASSVGLDPLATLVGMFVGLKLFGVLGLIIGPVSLVILDAFNRANVLRDLRTYIINGRVR; from the coding sequence TTGGATAGAATAATACTGAAACGCCTGCTCCGTGGCTTATGGGTTATCATTGCGGCCGTTCTGATCGCCGTTGCCATATACTTGTTGTTCCCGCTTTTGTACCCTTTTGCGATTGCCTGGATTATCGCCTATGCCATGAATCCATTAGTGAAACTGCTTCAGCATCGGGCACGTTTCCCCCGCTGGCTGGCTGTAACTCTTTCATTGATCCTTTATTTTGGAGCCATTGCGGTAGTGCTGTCTGCGGCGATTACCCGCATGGTAAAAGAAGTCATTTCACTTACGACAAGCTTTGATCTTCATGTTGATGAGATCAAGGACACATTTGTGCGCTGGACCCAGAATGACACCATTCAAAGTTTGACTGCGCAGATCAATGAATTTTACAAGGAAAATCCCAACTATCAGGAAACCATCAACAGCAATATTAGTAAAACGACTGAGACGGTGGGTACAGCCGTGACAGATCTGGTCACCGGATTTTTCAATATGATTCTGAGTCTGCTGACCTCCCTGCCGAACATGGGCGCGGTATTAATCGTTGTTCTGTTGTCTACATTCTTCATTAGCAAAAGTTGGACCAGGCACAACATCACCGTATCGGGATGGGTGCCCTCTTCCATTCGCAAGCCGATCTCCGACATATGGACTGACCTTAAGAAGGCCCTGTTCGGATACGCAAGAGCACAATTAATCATGATCTCGATTACAGCACTATTCGTCATGATTGGGCTGCTTATATTGCAAGTTAATTCAGCCTTCACCATCGCTCTGATGATTGGTTTGGTCGATCTGCTTCCTTATCTGGGTGTTGGCCTTGTCATGGTGCCTTGGGCAGCATACCTCTTTATGAATGGGGACCTGTATCTGGGTATTGGCATTAGTATTATTTATCTGATCTTACTGATCGCTCGTCAGATTATTGAACCAAAGGTACTTGCAAGCAGTGTAGGGCTCGACCCACTCGCCACGCTCGTTGGCATGTTTGTAGGTTTGAAGTTGTTCGGTGTTCTGGGCTTGATTATTGGCCCTGTCAGTCTCGTGATTCTCGATGCGTTCAATCGGGCTAACGTATTACGCGACCTCAGAACGTATATCATCAACGGACGTGTCCGATGA